The genomic DNA GGACAGCCCTCATTCGCCGTCACCCGGCTTGACCGGGTGACCCAGTAGCCTCGGAGCCTACATTGACACAGGGGCTACTGTATCCCGGCTCTGCGCTTCGCTGCGGCCGGGATGACAACAAGAGGCGGGGAGCGCCCGCAGGGCGCGACCGGGACTTAAGAAAACCGGGCCAGGAGTGGAGCCGCGCAAGCGGGTTCACGACAGGGACTTAAGAAATCCAGCGCCGCTGTCAGTCGTCGAGCTTGCGCGCCTCCTCCGGCAGCATGATCGGGATGCCGTCGCGGATCGGATAAGCGAGCTTGGCGGCGCGGCTGATCAGCTCCTGGGCTTCTGCGTCATAGATGAGCGTCGTCTTGGTCAGCGGGCAGACAAGAAGCTCGAGCAGTTTCGGATCGACGCTGCTTGGGCCGCCTTGCCGCCGGGATTTGGCAGACGCCTTGGCCATGATGCCTGTCCTCCTCGTCTATTGCAGCACGTTGCCGGATTCGCCGCCGCCCAGCGCCATTTCGGTGAGCGCGATCAGGATCTCGGCGCGGGTGCGCAGATCGGGCGCCTCCAACAGCGCCTGTTTCTCGTCGGGTCCATAAGGGCTCAGGATCGACAGAGCATTGACCAGGGATTCGGTGGACGAGCCATGCACCTCCTGCCAGTCGACCTCGAGCTCGCGGGAGTCGAGATAGGCGCGCAGGAGCTCCAACAGGCGCTCGCGGTCGACGCCGCCCTCGCCGCGGTTCGGCTCCAGATCGTGGACGAAGGGCGCGCAGGCGATCCGGCATGTGCGGTAGGGCGTGCCGCTGGTCGTCTCCGCCTCGATCCTGAAGCGGCAAATGCCGGTTAGCGTGATCAGATAACGGCCGTCCTGCGTCTCGGAAAGGGAGGTGATGCGCCCGGCGGTGCCGATCGGCGCCAGCGCCGGCACGTCCATTTCTTCGTCGCCCTTGGCCGGCTGCACCATGCCGATGATGCGATCGCCGGCAAGCACCGCATCGATCATGGCGAGATAGCGGGGCTCGAAGATGTTGAGCGGCAGTTGCGCGCGCGGCAGGAGCAGGACCCGGACCAGGGGAAAAACCGGGATCTGTTCCGGCACATCCTTGGGCGTCTTATAGCGGTCGGCGAGGCGCATGGGTTGCGTCGGTCACGAGAACAGCAGCGAGGAAAGCCTGCGCCGGCCGGTCTGGGTGGCCATGTCCATCGGCCCCCAGGCATCGAAGAACTGCAGCAATTGCTTGCGCGCCGCATCGTCGTTCCAGTCGCGCTTGCGGCGGATGATTTCCAGCAGCGCCTCGACCGCGCCCTCCTTGTCGCCGGCGGCGTTCAGCGCGATGGCGAAATCGAAGCGGGCCTGATGATTGTTCGGATCGGCCTCGACCGCGGCGCGCAGGCTGGTGATGTCGCCGGCCTCGCTGGCCTGTTCGGCAAGCTTGAGGGCGGCGCGGGCGCTTGCGACCGGCGGCTTTTCGGCGAGCTCCGGGCCGGCCAGCGCCAAGGTGGTGCGGGCATGGTCGAGATCGCCCATCTGCAGATAGCATTGGGCAAGGCCGCCGATGGCGTCGGCGTTTTGCGAATCGCTCTGCAGAATTTCGGCAAATCCGCGCGCCGCCGCCGTCAGGTCGCCGCTATTGAACGCCGTTCGCGCCGCGGCAAGAGCGGCCTCCCGCTCGCCGCCGCCGGGTTTGCCGCCGAGCCGCTCGATAAACGCCTTGACCTGGCTTTCCGGCACCGCGCCCATGAAGCCGTCGACCGGCCGGCCATCGTGGAAGGCGAATACGGCGGGGATCGACTGGATGCCCATCTGTCCGGCGATGCCTGGGTGGTCGTCGACATTGAGCTTGACGAGCTTGACCGAGCCGCCGGCCTCGCGCACCACCTTTTCGAGCACCGGCGTCAATTGCTTGCAGGGGCCGCACCACGGCGCCCAGAAGTCGACCAGCACCGGCTGGCGCCGCGATTCCTCGATCACGTCCGCCACGAAACTGCGGGTCGACGTCTCCTTGATCAGGCCCTCGGCCTCGCCGGCCGGGCCCTCCGCCCCCCCGCCGTCGCCGGCACCCGGGAACATCAGATCGCTCATTGGTTTCGTTCCTCATCGCGCCGGCCAAGAGCGGCCGGACAACTCAACCCCATAAAGATGGTGAATGCGACCATAGAATCAAAGCCGTACCGGGCTCAACCGTCGCCTGCCGGCGGCGACAGCGCCATGACCCGCGGGGGGTGGCCGCAGGCATTAAGAAAGCGCAGGAAATCGTCGCGCGCGATCGTCGTCGTCGCCTCGTTGGTGAGCGGGTGGAAGTTGAGAGTGTCGTGGCTGAGCAGCGCCTCGTCGATGATCAGTTCGACGCGGTGCTCGGCATCGTTGATCAGCGCGAACGGCGTCACCGACCCCGGCGGCACGCCCAGCGTCTCGACCAGCAGCTCGGGGCTGGCAAAGCTCAGCCGGCCGCAGCCGATGATGGTGTGGAACCGCTTCAGGTCGATGGCCGCCTCCTCCTGCGCGACGATGAGAATGATGCGCTCTTTCTTCTTGTCCCTGAGAAGCAGGTTCTTGGTGTGCGCGCCGGCAATGCGGCCGCGCAGCGCCTGCGACTGCTCGACGGTGAACAGCGGCGGATGCTCCGCGGTCACCGTCTTTATGCCGAGGTCGGCAAGCCGCGCGAACAGATCTTCCTTGGTGGCCGGCATTTGCTGCGTGTCCCGGATCGGAATTGCGGCATGGCCTAACCGATCGCCGCCGTGCGGACAAGGCCGAAGACGCCGCACGGCAGTCTCGGTTTTGGTTGCAATGCCGGGCGCGTTGCGCGATAAGTCGGGCCGGCGCGCGAGCCGCGCTTTTCTGAAAAGCGGGCGTAGCTCAGGGGTAGAGCACAACCTTGCCAAGGTTGGGGTCGTGGGTTCGAATCCCATCGCCCGCTCCAGATTTTCATGGGCATTCGGGCGATCAAGGCGCAAGTCCGCCGAAGCGCTGCCAATAGGCGGCGTCGAGCGGTGGGATATTTCCCGAATAGGTCTCCAGGTGGGCGACGAGGTGGCGATCGGCGGCGGCGGCGACCCGGCAATAGATGGCGACGGTCAGCTCACGCGCCGCGCCGCCCAGCCAGTCGGCCGGCATCAGCGGCTCGGGAAGCACCGGATCCTTGAGCAATAGACGGCGGTACTCGTGCATCAGCAGGATGCGCAGGATGAAGGCGTGTTCATCGCTGAGTTCAAGCCCGGCTTCCAGCGCGTTGGCCACCGGGGTGAAGCTCTTCAGGAACCGGCCATAGTCCTGGTTGAGGGCATCGAGCTTCCAGGCCGTGGCGACCACCTTGCGGATATGCTCGCTGGAAACGAAGTCGGCAAGCCGGGCGCGGAACACGAGGCTCCGCGCGCTCAGGCCGTGGCGGGCGAGGACGCGAGACAGGGCCGCCATGTCTTCGCTTGGATGGGCGAACAGGCCGGCGCCGATCTGGCCGAAGCCGAGCCAGCCGAGTTCGCGCCTCAGGTTCGAGCGTCTTGCCGCGGCAAGGTCGGCGGGGAGCTGGACGAGCTGCCATTCGCCGTCCCAGGTGACCTTCTCGACGGAATGGATGCGCTGCAGCGCCTCGTGGAAATTCTCAAGCGCCGAAGGGGTCAGCGTGTAATAGGCGCGCCGGCCCCGGCCGCGCGAGGTAAGCCAGCCTTGTCGCGACAGCCGGTAGACGCCGGTGCGCACGCGCCGCTCGGCAACGCCTAAGGAGGCGGCAAGGGCGATCAGGCTGCCGAGCCAGATATTGCCGCCGCGCGGCAGGATGGCGTCGCCGAACAGCGTGATGATGGCGGAGTTGGCGCGCAGCTTCGCCTGCCGTCTCAATGCGCCGATGAGGCTTTCCGCCGCGACGGGTGCGTCCATGCCTAGGAGTTCCGCATTGCCGGCCACCGCCTATTTCTGCCGATTGTCGACGACCCGTTGCGCCTTGCCCTGAGAGCGCGCAACGCCGCCTGCGTCATGGATCGTGACGGCGACCGTCATGCCGATATTGTCCTTGATCGACGAGATCAGGGCCTTCGAGGCGGCGTCCCTGGCCGCCGCGTCGGCGCTGGCGAAGGACGGAGCCACTTCGACATGGACGCGCAAAGCGTCCATGTTGCGGTCGCGGTAACGCTCGAGCTGATAGTGCGGCGCGAAGCGTTCGTCCCTCAGGATCAGCCGCTCGATCTGGCTCGGAAAGACGTTGACGCCGCGGATGATCAGCATGTCGTCGGTGCGCCCGGTCACGCGCATGATGCGCGTGTGGGTGCGCCCGCAGGCGCAGGGTTCGTCGGTGAGTTGCGTGATGTCGCGCGTCCGGTAGCGGATCATCGGCAGCGCTTCCTTGGTCAGCGTGGTGATGACCAACTCGCCGCTGGCGCCCATCGGCAGCGGCTGCATCGTCTCCGGATCGACGATTTCGAACAGGAAATGATCCTCCCAGCCGTGCAGCCCGTCTTGAGCCACGTGGCATTCGCAGGCGACGCCGGGCCCCAGAATCTCGGACAGCCCATAGATGTCGACGGCCTTGATGCCGAGCAACGCCTCAAGATCGCGCCGCATCTCCTCGCTCCACGGCTCGGCGCCGAACGCGCCGGCGCGCAGCGGCAGCGCGCGGATATCGACGCCCATCCCGGCGGCGACCTCGGCTATGTTGAGAGCGTAGGAGGGCGTGGCGCACAGAATGTCGGCTTCAAAATCCGTCATCAGCGTGATCTGGCGCTCGGTGGCGCCGCCGGAGACCGGAACCACGGTGCAGCCGAGCCGTTCGGCGCCGTAATGGGCGCCGAGGCCGCCGGTGAACAGACCGTAGCCATAGGCGTTGTGGACGATGTCGCCGGGTCTTGCCCCGACGCTGGCGAGCGAGCGGGCCATCAGATCCGCCCACATGTCGAGATCGCTCCTGGTATAGCCGACCACGGTCGGCTTGCCGGTGGTTCCCGAGGAGGCGTGCAGGCGCAGCACCTGTTCGCGCGGCACCGCGAAAAACCCGAACGGATAGTTGTCGCGCAGATCGTCCTTCACCGTGAAGGGGAAACGCGCCAGGTCGGCGAGCGTCTTCAGATCGCCCGGCGCAATGCCTGCGGCATCGAACTTCCGCTTATAGGCAGGCACTTTGCCATAGGCGTGGGCAAGCGTTTTCTTGAGGCGATCGAGCTGGAGCGCGGCGAGCCGGTCGCGCGGCATGGTTTCCACTTCCGGCTCGAACATGAAAACCTGCTGATCCTGGACTGCCGTGTGAGCGCTCATGGTCCTTCCTCCCCTCTGTCGGGACTATTCTAGCTGCGGAGCGGGGCGCGCCAAGTGCCGTTGCGGCTATGACACGGCCGCGGGGACGGGCTTGGCGGCGATCGAGAAGCCCGCCGCAACCGCATCCAGGTTGAGATCGAGGAAGCCGCGCGGCGTCGCCGCGCGCACCGCCTGCTCGATCCGTTTGCGGGCGCAGATGCGGCTCAATGCGATCAGGGCGCCGAGCGCCACCATGTTTGTCACCCGCTCGCTTCCCAGCTCCAGCGCAGTGCGGCTGAGCGGCAGATGGTGGCAGCGATAGTCGCCCGCCGGCAGCTCCGGGCAGAGCCTGGTGTCGGCAACGACCAGCGCGCCGTCCATGACGAGCGGCCAGGAGGGCTCGACCGCCAACCAGTCGAGCAGCACCAGATGGTCTATGGCGGTGGCGAGCGGAAAATCGACCTCGCCGTCGGAGACCACGAGGTCCGCGCTGCAGAAGCCGCCGCGCGAGGTCGGCTCGTAGGTCTGCGACTGGGCGACCCGCTTGCCGTCGGCGGCAAGGGCGTCGGCGAGCATCTTGGCGCACAGGATGAGGCCCTGGCCGCCGGTGCCGCCGATGCGGATTTCGGTTGGCGCCCGGCGCATCACCGCGCCCCGCACTTCGCCGCCGCCGTGGCGCGCCGGTAGGCCGCGCCATATTCGGGGCGGTCGTTCCGCACCAGGATGCCGGTCGGCAGGTCGTTGGCGCGGAACGGCGTGTCCACCGTGTCGCGGTAGGCGCTGGGCCTCAGTTCGCTCTTCTGCCGCATCATCATCTCCGGCGAGGAGCCCATCTCGTTCTTGCGCCCGAAGATTTCCGTGCAATCGGACAGGATCTCGATGAAGGCGAAGCCTTCATGCTCGAAGCCCGCCTTGATCAGCTCCTTCAGCTTCGGCACATGCCGCGTCATCTCGCGGCCGACGAAGCCTGCGCCCGCCGCCGTGGCGAGCGCGCAGGCGTCAAAGTGCGGCTCCGCGTTGCCGCTGGGCGTCGTCGTGGTCAGCCGCGTCTCGGAGGTCGTCGGCGACACCTGGCCGCCGGTCATGCCGTAAACCTCGTTGTTGAGCATCAGGCAGGTGATCTTCAGATTGCGCCGGCAGGCGTGGATCAGATGATTGCCGCCGATGGCGAGGCAATCGCCGTCGCCGGTGATCACCGCCACCTCGAGGTCGGGCCGCGCCAGCTTGAGGCCGGTCGCGTAGGCGAGCGGGCGGCCGTGAGTGACATGGAAGGTGTTGGCGTCGATATAGGCGGAAAGCCGTCCCGCGCAGCCGATGCCGGAGACGACGGCGAGCCTGTCCTTGTCGATCTTGAGGTCGTGGATCGCCCACAGAAGCCCGCGCAAGGCCATGCCGTGGCCGCAGCCCGGACACAGGAAGTGCGGCATCATCTCCTTGCGGAGATAGTCGGTGACGTCGAAGTCGGCTGCCGTATCGATGAACATCACGCCTCCTTCGCAAGCTCAACCGCGCGCGCGGCGATGTCCGCCGGCATAATCGCCTCGCCGCTGAAGAGGTTGAGCCCCGCAACCGGCTTGTCCTTGAGCACCCGCTCGACCTCGAGGCGAAGCTGGCCGGCGTTCAATTCGGGAACCAGCACGGCCCGCGCGTCGGCGGCGGCGTTGCGAAGCGCGTCCGCCGGGAACGGCCACAGCGTGATCGGGCGGAACAGGCCGACGCTCGCGCCCTTGGCGCGGCACAGCTCGATGGCGCGTTTCGCCGCTCGGGCGGCAATCCCGATGGCGACGATGACGATTTCGGCGCTCTCGCAATGCAGCGCCTGCCATGAATCGATCGCCTCGCGGTGGCGTTCGAGCTTGGAGAAGAGCCGCCCGAGGTTGCGCGTGACGGCTTCCGGGTTCTGCGTGGGGAAACCGTCCTCGCCATGGGTCAGGCCGGTCATGTGGGAGCGATAGCCGTCGCCCGGCCGCGCCATCGCCGGGATGGCGTCGCCGCCCGCCGCATAGGGCTTGTAGGCCTCGCGCGGACCGCTCGCCCATTTGCGCTCCACCGGCGCCCGTGCGTCCGCGGCGTCGAGCGCGACGGTTTCGGAAAGCTGGGCGATCACTTGGTCGTAGAGCAGCACCACCGGCGAGCGGCACAGCTCGGCAAGGTCGAAGGCGCGCAGCGTCTCCTCGTAGATCTCATGCACCGAGGCGGGCGCCAGCGCGATGATCGGATAATCGCCGTGGCTGCCCCAGCGGGCCTGCATCAGATCGGCCTGCGAGGGGCGCGTCGGCATGCCGGTCGAGGGGCCGCCGCGCATGACGTTGACGATCACGCAGGGGATCTCGGCGCCCGCCGCATAGCCGAGATTTTCCTGCTTGAGCGAAAATCCCGGGCCACTGGTCGCGGTCATCGCCTTGACGCCGCCCATCGAGGCGCCGATCACCGCCGCCATCGAGGCGATCTCGTCCTCCATCTGCACGAAGACGCCGTCGACCCTGGGCAGCTCGCGCGCCAGCCGTTCGGCGATCTCGGAAGACGGTGTGATCGGATAGCCGGCAAAGAACCGGCAGCCCGCCGCGATTGCGCCGAGCGCGCAGGCGTGGTTGCCCGACAGGAGCTTGACCTGGGATGCGCCCTTGGGCGCGGCTCCGACGACGTTCATGGCGCGGCGCCCTCCACCGCCGGGTCGAGATGCACCCGGATGGCGAAATCCGGACACAGCCATTCGCACAGCCGGCAGCCGGTGCACTTTTCCGGCTCGGCAAGCTCGGCGATCCGGTCGGCGTTGAGGCGCAGGCAGCGCTCCGGGCACAGCTTGACGCAGATATCGCAGCTCTTGCACCAGGCGGCTGTAATGTCGAGACGCACGCGGTAGCCCGCGTCCGCGGGCGCAGGCGCGTCCATCGCTGGCGTTTCCGCCGCCGGTTTCGTGTCCCGCGCCTCTTCGATCCAGGCGCGTCCGCGCCGGAAGGCATCGAGATTGACGCTGACCGTCTTCTCGGGCACGAACCTGGCGACCGTCTCCTCCCAGTCGGCGGCCGGGAAGTCGAGCGCGGTCGACAGGGCGCCGAGCAGCACGACGTTCGCCGCGCGCGCATTGCCCAGCTCTTCTGCCATTTCGGTGGCGTCCATGGCGTAGCCCTCGGACACATGGGCGATGACGTCGGCCGGCGTCTCGCGCGAATAGCGCATGCGCGCGCCGGGGCGCCGGTTGAGACAGGCGAAGGGCGGCACGATGCGCTTGGTGTCGCAGATGAAGATGCCGGTATCGGGCTTGAGGTAAGGCAGCCAGCGCAGCCCCTCGGCCCATTCCAGCGCCACCAGAATGTCGACGTCGCCCTTCGGGATGGTCGGCGAGGCGACCCTGCGGCCAAAGCGCACGTGGCTGAACACGCTGCCGCCGCGCTTGGCCATGCCGTGCACCTCGTTCTGCTTGACCTCGAAGCCCTGCGCCTGCGCCAAAAGCGCAAGCACCTTGGAGACCATGATGACGCCCTGGCCGCCGACGCCGACGATGAGGACGTTGAAGAGCTCGCGCGACGGGTCGGCGGCCATGAGCGGCGTCGCCGGCGCCGGCGCGGCGTAGCTGGCGGAGGGCGGGGAGCCGCTCATTGCGTCACCGCAGCGGCCGGCTTGATGCAGTCGATGGTGCACACCTGGGCGCACAGCGTGCAGCCGATGCACAGTTCCTCGTCGATCCGCACCTTGTGACGGCCCTCGAAGGTCGTCTCGCTCCAGGTCAGCGCCGGGCAGCCGAGATTCATGCAGGACTGGCAGGCATTGCATTCCGCGTCGACGACCGTAAACGCCGGCCCCTTGATCTTCACCGGGTCGAGCACGCAGGGGCGGTCGGCGATCAGAACCGCAACGCCGCGATGGTCGATCGCCTCGCGTAGCGCCTGATACATCTCGGCGAGATCGTAGGAATCGACGGTGCGCACCCATTTGACGCCGATCGCGCGCACCAGCGCCTCATAGTCGACCCTGGGGGCTTCCTCGCCGCGCAGCGTCTTGCCGGTGCCGGGATGGTCCTGGCCGCCGGTCATCGCGGTGACGTGGTTGTCGAGCAGCAGCACCGCGATATCGGCCTGGTTGTAGACGGCATCGATCAGGCCCGGAATGCCGGCGTGCAGGAAGGTCGAATCGCCGATGGTGGCGACGACCGGCTTGGCCTCGCCGGCCTTGGCCATGCCGACGGCGTTGCCGATGGAAGAGCCCATCGACACGGTGGTGTCGATGCCGCGCAGCGGATCGAGGCAGGCCAGCGTATAGCAGCCGATGTCGCCGGCAACCCGGGCGCCCGAGGCGCGCACGGCCATGAAGGCCGAAATGTGCGGGCAGCCGGCGCAGAGCACCGGCGGCCGCACCAGCGGTTCCGGCACCCAACCTTTCTCAAGCGGGCGCGGCTGCAGAATGCCAGCCTCCTCGAGGCCGGCGCGGACGAGTTCCGGGGACAGTTCGCCGGCGCGCGGGAAGAACCGCTTGCCCTCGACCTCGAAGCCGAGCGCCCGGATTTCCTTCTCGATCACCGGCTCGAGCTCTTCGACCACGAAGATGCGGCCCACCGACTCGCAATAGCGGCTGAGCAGCTTCTCCGGCAGCGGCCAGGAGGCGCCGAGCTTCAACACGCTGGCGTTGGGCAGCACCTCGCGCACATAGGCGTAGCAGGTGCCCGCCGTGACGACGCCGAAGCTCGCGTCGCCCGGCTCCCAGCGATTGAGGGGGGATTCGCTGAAATAGTCCTTCAGCCGCGCCTCGCGTTCGATCACGGCAAGATGGCGCGGCCGGGCATAGGCTGGGATCATGACGTTCTTGGAAGGCTGTTCGTTGAAACCGCGCGGCTTCGGTTCGCGGCGCTCGCCGAC from Hyphomicrobiales bacterium includes the following:
- a CDS encoding thiamine pyrophosphate-dependent enzyme — protein: MFIDTAADFDVTDYLRKEMMPHFLCPGCGHGMALRGLLWAIHDLKIDKDRLAVVSGIGCAGRLSAYIDANTFHVTHGRPLAYATGLKLARPDLEVAVITGDGDCLAIGGNHLIHACRRNLKITCLMLNNEVYGMTGGQVSPTTSETRLTTTTPSGNAEPHFDACALATAAGAGFVGREMTRHVPKLKELIKAGFEHEGFAFIEILSDCTEIFGRKNEMGSSPEMMMRQKSELRPSAYRDTVDTPFRANDLPTGILVRNDRPEYGAAYRRATAAAKCGAR
- a CDS encoding 2-oxoacid:acceptor oxidoreductase family protein; the encoded protein is MAADPSRELFNVLIVGVGGQGVIMVSKVLALLAQAQGFEVKQNEVHGMAKRGGSVFSHVRFGRRVASPTIPKGDVDILVALEWAEGLRWLPYLKPDTGIFICDTKRIVPPFACLNRRPGARMRYSRETPADVIAHVSEGYAMDATEMAEELGNARAANVVLLGALSTALDFPAADWEETVARFVPEKTVSVNLDAFRRGRAWIEEARDTKPAAETPAMDAPAPADAGYRVRLDITAAWCKSCDICVKLCPERCLRLNADRIAELAEPEKCTGCRLCEWLCPDFAIRVHLDPAVEGAAP
- a CDS encoding 2-oxoacid:acceptor oxidoreductase family protein, which produces MRRAPTEIRIGGTGGQGLILCAKMLADALAADGKRVAQSQTYEPTSRGGFCSADLVVSDGEVDFPLATAIDHLVLLDWLAVEPSWPLVMDGALVVADTRLCPELPAGDYRCHHLPLSRTALELGSERVTNMVALGALIALSRICARKRIEQAVRAATPRGFLDLNLDAVAAGFSIAAKPVPAAVS
- a CDS encoding prolyl-tRNA synthetase associated domain-containing protein gives rise to the protein MPATKEDLFARLADLGIKTVTAEHPPLFTVEQSQALRGRIAGAHTKNLLLRDKKKERIILIVAQEEAAIDLKRFHTIIGCGRLSFASPELLVETLGVPPGSVTPFALINDAEHRVELIIDEALLSHDTLNFHPLTNEATTTIARDDFLRFLNACGHPPRVMALSPPAGDG
- the trxA gene encoding thioredoxin; this encodes MFPGAGDGGGAEGPAGEAEGLIKETSTRSFVADVIEESRRQPVLVDFWAPWCGPCKQLTPVLEKVVREAGGSVKLVKLNVDDHPGIAGQMGIQSIPAVFAFHDGRPVDGFMGAVPESQVKAFIERLGGKPGGGEREAALAAARTAFNSGDLTAAARGFAEILQSDSQNADAIGGLAQCYLQMGDLDHARTTLALAGPELAEKPPVASARAALKLAEQASEAGDITSLRAAVEADPNNHQARFDFAIALNAAGDKEGAVEALLEIIRRKRDWNDDAARKQLLQFFDAWGPMDMATQTGRRRLSSLLFS
- the iorA gene encoding indolepyruvate ferredoxin oxidoreductase subunit alpha, which encodes MRSTEKAAGAPPRAAADVRPLTGNEAIARGAWEAGVSVAAAYPGTPSTEILESLATYPAEDLHAQWSTNEKVALDVAMGASFAGKRALAAMKHVGLNVAADAFMSQTYIGVNGGLVLAVCDDPGIHSSQNEQDTRIYGALASVPVLEPSDSQEALDLTRLAFEISEEFDTPVIVRGTTRLSHTRSAVAVGERREPKPRGFNEQPSKNVMIPAYARPRHLAVIEREARLKDYFSESPLNRWEPGDASFGVVTAGTCYAYVREVLPNASVLKLGASWPLPEKLLSRYCESVGRIFVVEELEPVIEKEIRALGFEVEGKRFFPRAGELSPELVRAGLEEAGILQPRPLEKGWVPEPLVRPPVLCAGCPHISAFMAVRASGARVAGDIGCYTLACLDPLRGIDTTVSMGSSIGNAVGMAKAGEAKPVVATIGDSTFLHAGIPGLIDAVYNQADIAVLLLDNHVTAMTGGQDHPGTGKTLRGEEAPRVDYEALVRAIGVKWVRTVDSYDLAEMYQALREAIDHRGVAVLIADRPCVLDPVKIKGPAFTVVDAECNACQSCMNLGCPALTWSETTFEGRHKVRIDEELCIGCTLCAQVCTIDCIKPAAAVTQ
- a CDS encoding 2-oxoacid:acceptor oxidoreductase subunit alpha, whose amino-acid sequence is MNVVGAAPKGASQVKLLSGNHACALGAIAAGCRFFAGYPITPSSEIAERLARELPRVDGVFVQMEDEIASMAAVIGASMGGVKAMTATSGPGFSLKQENLGYAAGAEIPCVIVNVMRGGPSTGMPTRPSQADLMQARWGSHGDYPIIALAPASVHEIYEETLRAFDLAELCRSPVVLLYDQVIAQLSETVALDAADARAPVERKWASGPREAYKPYAAGGDAIPAMARPGDGYRSHMTGLTHGEDGFPTQNPEAVTRNLGRLFSKLERHREAIDSWQALHCESAEIVIVAIGIAARAAKRAIELCRAKGASVGLFRPITLWPFPADALRNAAADARAVLVPELNAGQLRLEVERVLKDKPVAGLNLFSGEAIMPADIAARAVELAKEA
- a CDS encoding LON peptidase substrate-binding domain-containing protein, with the translated sequence MRLADRYKTPKDVPEQIPVFPLVRVLLLPRAQLPLNIFEPRYLAMIDAVLAGDRIIGMVQPAKGDEEMDVPALAPIGTAGRITSLSETQDGRYLITLTGICRFRIEAETTSGTPYRTCRIACAPFVHDLEPNRGEGGVDRERLLELLRAYLDSRELEVDWQEVHGSSTESLVNALSILSPYGPDEKQALLEAPDLRTRAEILIALTEMALGGGESGNVLQ
- the paaX gene encoding phenylacetic acid degradation operon negative regulatory protein PaaX, which gives rise to MDAPVAAESLIGALRRQAKLRANSAIITLFGDAILPRGGNIWLGSLIALAASLGVAERRVRTGVYRLSRQGWLTSRGRGRRAYYTLTPSALENFHEALQRIHSVEKVTWDGEWQLVQLPADLAAARRSNLRRELGWLGFGQIGAGLFAHPSEDMAALSRVLARHGLSARSLVFRARLADFVSSEHIRKVVATAWKLDALNQDYGRFLKSFTPVANALEAGLELSDEHAFILRILLMHEYRRLLLKDPVLPEPLMPADWLGGAARELTVAIYCRVAAAADRHLVAHLETYSGNIPPLDAAYWQRFGGLAP
- a CDS encoding Trm112 family protein — protein: MAKASAKSRRQGGPSSVDPKLLELLVCPLTKTTLIYDAEAQELISRAAKLAYPIRDGIPIMLPEEARKLDD
- a CDS encoding phenylacetate--CoA ligase translates to MSAHTAVQDQQVFMFEPEVETMPRDRLAALQLDRLKKTLAHAYGKVPAYKRKFDAAGIAPGDLKTLADLARFPFTVKDDLRDNYPFGFFAVPREQVLRLHASSGTTGKPTVVGYTRSDLDMWADLMARSLASVGARPGDIVHNAYGYGLFTGGLGAHYGAERLGCTVVPVSGGATERQITLMTDFEADILCATPSYALNIAEVAAGMGVDIRALPLRAGAFGAEPWSEEMRRDLEALLGIKAVDIYGLSEILGPGVACECHVAQDGLHGWEDHFLFEIVDPETMQPLPMGASGELVITTLTKEALPMIRYRTRDITQLTDEPCACGRTHTRIMRVTGRTDDMLIIRGVNVFPSQIERLILRDERFAPHYQLERYRDRNMDALRVHVEVAPSFASADAAARDAASKALISSIKDNIGMTVAVTIHDAGGVARSQGKAQRVVDNRQK